One genomic segment of Coffea arabica cultivar ET-39 chromosome 6e, Coffea Arabica ET-39 HiFi, whole genome shotgun sequence includes these proteins:
- the LOC140009591 gene encoding uncharacterized protein, with translation MSRLPGYEEILLWQLSSDLSGMLHVVTVKKAIDANLEWIIRCPSCREENAVETRCRIGIIIDDGTSSMYAVVFGTDAEKLIPFTAVQLSEVDEHGVEVFSEIASAIDNRQVLCFVCHFDSDYQRQKDDKYSIVKIYTAEELAEINPAITRTAASNPVEEPVPTAPTITEKLTNSIEQVDLTARSTFTDQPATEGQFFSPTTKMILDSIGHKSDNADKPISSNIAAKRSLIFETPIPRTNVTSAEKTTIEVVPSIAAKNGPEDNKPASSKSAHMSPLKKPRESAK, from the exons AT GTCAAGACTGCCTGGATACGAGGAAATACTTCTTTGGCAGCTGAGCAGCGATCTTTCTGGTATGCTGCATGTAGTAACTGTCAAAAAGGCTATAGATGCTAATTTGGAATGGATCATCAGATGTCCATCTTGTAGAGAAGAAAATGCCGTTGAAACCAG ATGCCGTATTGGAATTATCATTGATGATGGAACAAGTTCAATGTATGCAGTAGTGTTTGGTACAGATGCTGAAAAACTCATACCATTCACAGCAGTACAACTAAGTGAAGTTGATGAACAC GGTGTTGAGGTTTTTTCTGAAATTGCATCTGCAATTGATAACCGTCAAGTCCTATGCTTTGTCTGCCATTTCGATTCAGATTATCAAAGACAGAAAGATGATAAGTATAGCATCGTCAAAATATACACTGCTGAAGAATTGGCTGAAATCAACCCAGCAATCACGCGCACAGCTGCCTCTAATCCTGTGGAAGAGCCTGTTCCAACTGCTCCAACCATAACTGAGAAGCTGACCAACAGCATTGAACAGGTTGACTTAACTGCTCGCTCCACTTTCACTGACCAACCTGCCACTGAAGGGCAATTCTTTAGCCCAACAACAAAAATGATCCTAGATTCAATTGGGCACAAGTCTGATAATGCAGATAAGCCAATCTCTTCAAACATTGCTGCAAAAAGAAGCTTAATTTTTGAAACTCCAATTCCCAGAACTAATGTAACTTCTGCAGAGAAGACAACCATTGAAGTTGTTCCCTCAATTGCTGCAAAAAATGGTCCTGAAGACAACAAGCCTGCATCTTCAAAATCTGCTCATATGAGCCCTCTCAAGAAGCCACGTGAATCTGCAAAATGA